A region from the Mucilaginibacter sp. CSA2-8R genome encodes:
- a CDS encoding 5'(3')-deoxyribonucleotidase, whose protein sequence is MKKTIAIDMDGVLADIEMQFLNWYERDYGIKHGRDYLVGRSSDTFFPEAGLVKKYIYTPGFFQTIPLMEGAVEAVQKLMENFEIYVVSAAMEFPLSLPEKLHWLNEHFPFISWRNIIFCGDKSIINTDYMIDDYPKNLDYFKGKPIMFTAYHNTTLTHHQRVNNWNEVITLLEAEA, encoded by the coding sequence ATGAAGAAAACGATAGCCATAGATATGGATGGCGTATTGGCCGATATAGAAATGCAGTTTTTAAACTGGTACGAGCGCGATTACGGCATTAAACATGGCCGCGATTACCTTGTTGGCCGCTCGTCTGACACATTTTTTCCGGAAGCCGGCCTGGTGAAAAAATATATTTATACGCCGGGCTTTTTTCAAACCATTCCTTTGATGGAAGGTGCAGTTGAGGCTGTACAGAAACTGATGGAAAACTTTGAAATTTATGTGGTATCTGCCGCTATGGAGTTTCCGTTGAGTTTGCCGGAAAAACTGCATTGGCTTAACGAGCATTTCCCTTTTATCAGTTGGCGTAACATTATTTTTTGCGGCGATAAAAGCATTATCAATACTGACTATATGATTGATGACTACCCTAAAAATCTCGACTATTTTAAGGGAAAGCCAATTATGTTCACCGCTTATCATAACACTACCCTTACCCATCATCAGCGGGTAAACAACTGGAACGAAGTTATTACTTTATTAGAAGCCGAAGCTTAA
- a CDS encoding methyltransferase domain-containing protein produces MANLRKRITGVDEIMDDFALPADELDPVLKGLGDLNAWFGGHKALIKALQQFPVAANNHISDWGCGGGDALQAIADWAQQTRLPLQLTGVDAAPAAVTYARRATAAYKNIDYVQTDVMSPDLRTNQFDIVLSSLFSHHFEDDAWIALVQKMLDCSRRGVIITDLHRHWLLYYSLKFIFRFIIPNPMMAHDGPLSVKRSFKRKELKALLERAGVKRYHITWKWAFRWQLIIYKD; encoded by the coding sequence ATGGCCAACCTGCGCAAACGCATTACCGGTGTAGACGAAATTATGGACGACTTTGCCCTGCCGGCCGATGAACTTGATCCGGTGCTGAAAGGTTTGGGCGATTTAAATGCATGGTTTGGCGGGCATAAGGCACTTATTAAAGCGTTACAGCAGTTTCCGGTTGCGGCAAACAACCATATCAGCGATTGGGGCTGCGGTGGTGGTGATGCCTTGCAGGCTATTGCCGATTGGGCACAACAAACGCGCTTACCTTTGCAGTTAACCGGTGTAGATGCAGCACCCGCTGCTGTAACTTATGCAAGGCGGGCAACGGCAGCCTATAAAAACATTGATTACGTGCAGACGGATGTGATGAGCCCGGACCTGCGGACCAACCAGTTCGACATTGTTTTGTCCAGCTTGTTCTCTCACCATTTTGAGGATGATGCCTGGATTGCGTTAGTACAAAAAATGCTCGACTGTTCCAGGCGCGGCGTTATCATCACCGATTTGCACCGGCATTGGTTGTTGTACTATTCTTTAAAGTTTATATTCAGGTTTATTATACCCAATCCTATGATGGCGCATGACGGGCCGTTGTCGGTAAAACGAAGTTTTAAGCGAAAAGAGCTTAAAGCATTACTGGAACGGGCCGGAGTTAAGCGTTACCACATCACCTGGAAATGGGCTTTCAGATGGCAGCTTATCATATATAAAGATTAA
- a CDS encoding ATP-binding protein encodes MKLSVLVFINALAVALALSGVNFYFQHKWYDVTITFVVGFITSYIVFYYLIEKYLYSKIKLIYKLIHNLKLGRDLRDALGESTSVDPIGDVEKEVKDWAREKKVEIEELRRQEKFRKEFLSNISHEFKTPLFAIQGYIEAILDDEADDKDMTLQFLKKAQRNVDRLSYLINDLNEISKLETGEIPINYTKFRINDLIKEVFEQLELRAKQHQIKLIFKQKYDEAFLVRADRDKVCQVLINLIDNSFKYGKHGGSTSVSLFELHDQILVEVTDDGAGISEKYLSRLFERFFRIDSSRSREVGGSGLGLAIVKHIIEAHQQTINVRSTEGVGSTFGFTLQKVKQLPFQMLPVLKS; translated from the coding sequence ATGAAACTCAGTGTGCTGGTATTTATTAATGCACTGGCGGTAGCCTTAGCCTTATCAGGAGTCAATTTTTATTTCCAGCACAAATGGTATGATGTTACTATTACGTTTGTGGTAGGTTTTATTACCAGCTACATCGTTTTTTACTATCTCATCGAAAAATATCTTTATTCAAAAATCAAGCTCATTTACAAGCTCATTCACAACCTCAAACTGGGCCGCGATCTGCGCGATGCCCTGGGCGAGTCAACTAGTGTTGACCCGATTGGTGATGTGGAGAAAGAAGTAAAAGACTGGGCCCGTGAAAAAAAGGTAGAAATTGAAGAGCTGCGCCGGCAGGAAAAATTCCGCAAGGAATTTTTATCTAACATCTCCCACGAGTTTAAAACACCCCTGTTTGCTATACAAGGCTACATTGAAGCCATCTTAGATGACGAGGCCGATGATAAAGATATGACCCTGCAGTTTTTGAAAAAAGCACAGCGGAATGTTGACCGGCTTAGCTACCTGATAAACGACCTCAACGAAATCTCCAAGCTCGAAACCGGCGAAATTCCTATTAATTATACCAAATTCAGGATTAACGATTTGATTAAGGAGGTGTTTGAACAGTTGGAACTTAGAGCCAAACAGCACCAGATAAAGCTGATATTTAAGCAAAAATATGATGAGGCGTTTTTAGTAAGGGCCGACCGCGATAAAGTATGCCAGGTGCTTATTAACCTGATTGATAATTCTTTTAAATACGGTAAGCACGGCGGCAGCACTTCGGTTAGCTTGTTTGAACTACACGATCAGATTTTAGTGGAAGTGACCGATGACGGTGCCGGCATTAGCGAAAAATATTTATCCCGTTTGTTTGAGCGCTTTTTTAGGATAGACAGCAGCCGTTCGCGCGAGGTTGGGGGGTCGGGACTGGGACTGGCTATTGTTAAACACATTATTGAGGCCCACCAGCAAACTATTAATGTGCGCAGTACTGAGGGTGTAGGCTCCACATTTGGTTTTACTTTACAAAAAGTGAAACAGTTGCCGTTTCAAATGTTACCAGTGTTAAAGAGTTAA
- a CDS encoding DUF47 family protein has product MSLNSIFQYFVPKDKKVFFPLFEQAANNVVAMGAVLVEAVNSKNVTERTEMFKQIDRLESKGDELTHQIYLELGKNFITPFDREDIHALATAIDDVADYIQGSANRMLLYNIEEYTEPIIKLSELIHQGSVDLEKAVKELKDLKNVRNIADSCIRINSVENQADYIFDRAVADLFLYEKDALRLIKYKEILAALETATDMCEDAANVMESILVKNA; this is encoded by the coding sequence ATGTCATTAAATAGCATATTCCAGTATTTTGTTCCAAAAGACAAGAAAGTGTTCTTTCCGTTGTTTGAACAGGCTGCCAACAATGTGGTAGCTATGGGTGCGGTTTTGGTAGAAGCTGTTAACTCTAAAAACGTTACAGAGCGTACCGAAATGTTTAAACAAATAGACAGACTGGAAAGCAAAGGTGATGAGTTAACCCACCAGATTTATCTGGAATTAGGCAAAAACTTTATTACGCCTTTCGACCGCGAAGATATTCATGCTTTAGCAACTGCTATTGACGACGTTGCCGATTACATCCAAGGCTCGGCCAATCGTATGCTGTTGTACAATATTGAAGAATATACTGAACCTATTATTAAATTATCAGAACTGATTCATCAGGGTAGCGTTGACCTGGAAAAAGCGGTAAAAGAACTAAAAGATTTAAAAAACGTACGCAATATTGCCGATTCATGTATTCGCATCAATAGTGTTGAAAACCAGGCAGATTATATATTTGACCGTGCCGTTGCCGACTTGTTTTTGTATGAGAAAGATGCCTTGCGCCTAATCAAGTACAAAGAGATATTAGCAGCGTTAGAAACCGCAACCGATATGTGTGAGGACGCTGCCAACGTAATGGAATCTATCTTAGTTAAAAACGCTTAA
- a CDS encoding inorganic phosphate transporter, producing MVTTLLVVVVCLALIFDFINGFHDAANSIATVVSTKVLTPFQAVIWAAAFNFLAFFLIKEHKVANTVAKTVHEHFITMDVILAGLVAAIAWNLLTWWFGIPSSSSHTLIGGFAGAGMTNALFLGVNPITAVDANSILRIAAYIFLAPLIGLFIAYVITIIILHIFKNFRPAVAERWFKSVQLISSAALSFAHGGNDAQKVMGIIYVALFTSGNITNGDKMPDWIPLACYSAIALGTMSGGWKIVKTMGSKITKVTPLEGVSAETAGAITLFMTERLGIPVSTTHTITGSIIGVGLTKRVSAVRWGVTINLVWAWIITIPISALVAALVFTIMHYV from the coding sequence ATGGTTACCACCCTGCTTGTTGTAGTAGTTTGTCTGGCGTTGATATTTGATTTCATAAACGGTTTTCATGATGCAGCCAACTCTATTGCCACCGTTGTATCTACTAAAGTACTCACTCCATTTCAAGCTGTAATTTGGGCAGCAGCCTTTAACTTCCTGGCTTTTTTCTTGATTAAAGAGCATAAGGTGGCTAACACCGTGGCCAAAACGGTGCATGAGCACTTCATCACTATGGACGTAATTTTGGCCGGTTTAGTTGCCGCCATTGCCTGGAACCTGCTTACCTGGTGGTTTGGTATACCCTCCAGCTCATCACATACCCTAATCGGAGGTTTTGCCGGCGCTGGTATGACCAACGCCTTATTTTTAGGCGTTAACCCGATTACTGCTGTTGATGCCAATTCGATATTAAGAATTGCAGCCTATATATTTTTAGCTCCGCTGATTGGCTTGTTTATAGCCTATGTCATTACCATCATCATACTGCACATATTTAAAAACTTCAGGCCGGCTGTTGCCGAACGCTGGTTCAAAAGTGTACAGTTAATCTCATCTGCAGCTTTGAGCTTTGCCCACGGTGGTAATGATGCGCAAAAGGTAATGGGTATTATTTATGTTGCGCTGTTTACATCAGGTAATATTACCAATGGCGATAAAATGCCCGACTGGATTCCGCTAGCTTGTTACAGCGCCATTGCACTGGGCACCATGTCGGGCGGTTGGAAAATTGTAAAAACCATGGGCAGCAAAATTACTAAGGTTACACCCCTTGAAGGGGTAAGTGCCGAAACTGCCGGTGCCATTACCCTGTTCATGACCGAGCGTTTGGGTATACCGGTATCTACTACACATACCATCACTGGTTCAATCATTGGTGTAGGCCTAACCAAAAGAGTATCTGCTGTACGCTGGGGTGTTACCATTAACCTGGTTTGGGCATGGATCATTACCATTCCTATCTCGGCACTGGTGGCTGCACTGGTATTTACTATCATGCATTACGTATAG
- a CDS encoding DUF4197 domain-containing protein — translation MKKLVLLTPLLLVFTANAGCDTLTAATSNQGSIYSNSPAQTIPSNLEMVSGLKQALELGTDKSTSQLSAVNGFFGNAAIKLLFPPEAQKAENTLRKLGFNKLCDDVILSLNRAAEDAAGKAKPIFISAIKQMSVQDVTNILLGSSKDAATQYFRRATTDQLTAEFVPVVHNSLSKVGATRYYSQLATQYNRIPLTFNKINPDLDAYVTQKAIEGLFYRIALEELNIRSNFSSRTTPLLQKVFGYVQKKTNS, via the coding sequence ATGAAAAAGCTTGTGTTATTAACTCCGTTGCTGTTAGTATTTACTGCCAATGCCGGTTGTGATACCTTAACTGCAGCAACCAGTAATCAGGGTAGTATTTATAGTAACAGCCCTGCGCAAACTATACCATCTAACTTAGAAATGGTAAGCGGCCTTAAACAGGCTTTAGAGTTAGGTACCGACAAAAGCACAAGCCAGCTTTCGGCCGTTAACGGATTTTTCGGCAATGCAGCCATAAAACTGTTGTTTCCGCCCGAGGCACAAAAAGCCGAGAATACATTGCGCAAACTTGGCTTTAATAAGTTGTGTGATGATGTAATTCTTTCGCTCAACCGCGCTGCCGAAGATGCCGCCGGTAAGGCAAAACCGATATTTATCTCGGCCATTAAGCAGATGAGCGTACAAGACGTCACTAATATTTTGTTAGGCAGCAGTAAGGATGCTGCTACCCAATATTTCAGACGTGCAACTACCGATCAGTTAACTGCAGAGTTTGTACCTGTAGTGCACAACAGCTTATCAAAAGTTGGTGCCACACGTTATTACAGCCAGCTGGCTACACAGTATAACCGGATACCGCTAACATTTAACAAGATAAATCCCGATTTGGATGCTTACGTAACACAAAAAGCTATTGAGGGCTTGTTTTACCGTATAGCGCTCGAAGAGTTAAATATCCGCAGCAACTTCTCATCACGTACTACACCACTGCTGCAAAAGGTATTTGGTTACGTACAGAAAAAAACGAACAGCTAA
- a CDS encoding DUF922 domain-containing protein, giving the protein MKYRYVRLIIALVGLMLGSSVVNAQSYRQLTADDFTGDIPPNSGFYVAHTSCNVFMNYNVRNSRSNYYLTFDIQLKLNRDRSWLNRKVANTPEAMAQVLRHEQGHYQIAYLMQQEMIRELNAYRYTGDYQRQANAIFKRIDDKYRQMNEDYDEDTQHMQNRKQQAAWVHFLDRELTRFSSLASNNYDGY; this is encoded by the coding sequence ATGAAATACCGATACGTGCGATTGATAATTGCTTTGGTAGGATTAATGCTGGGCAGTAGTGTGGTAAATGCACAATCTTACCGGCAGCTCACAGCCGATGATTTTACCGGAGACATCCCGCCTAACAGCGGCTTTTATGTTGCTCATACCAGTTGCAATGTGTTCATGAATTATAATGTGCGTAATTCGCGCAGCAATTATTATCTTACTTTCGACATTCAGCTTAAACTTAACCGTGACCGCTCATGGCTTAACCGTAAAGTGGCCAACACGCCCGAGGCTATGGCGCAAGTGTTGAGGCACGAGCAAGGCCATTACCAGATTGCTTACCTCATGCAACAAGAGATGATCAGGGAATTGAATGCTTATCGTTATACGGGCGACTACCAGCGGCAGGCTAATGCTATTTTTAAACGCATTGATGATAAGTACCGGCAAATGAACGAAGACTATGATGAAGACACGCAGCACATGCAAAACCGCAAACAACAAGCGGCATGGGTACATTTTCTGGACCGGGAGTTAACACGCTTCAGTAGTCTGGCTTCGAATAATTATGACGGGTATTGA
- a CDS encoding SPFH domain-containing protein, with protein sequence MIAVWIILLIFLIILFSSFVTIKQGTIGVVTVFGKYRRILLPGLNFKLPLIEVLHSRISIQNRSVELEFQAVTVDQANVYFKAMLLYSVLNQSEEAIKAVAFKFVDERNLMQALVRTVEGSIRAYVATKRQSDVLILRREIVEHVKDQIDNILEGWGYHLQDLQLNDITFDDVIMKSMSQVVASNNLKAAAENEGQALLITKTKAAEAEGNAIKIAAEAERQASQLRGQGVALFRAEVAKGMTVAANEMHKADMDTSVILFTMWTEAIKHFSENSKGNVIFLDGSADSMQKTMKEMMSLQQLKTDEIKYKQ encoded by the coding sequence ATGATTGCCGTTTGGATTATTCTGCTGATTTTTCTAATTATTTTATTTTCTTCGTTTGTCACTATTAAGCAAGGCACCATTGGCGTTGTTACTGTATTTGGCAAATACCGCCGTATTTTGCTTCCAGGGCTTAATTTTAAGCTTCCGCTAATCGAAGTTTTACATTCACGTATTTCAATTCAAAACCGCTCTGTCGAGCTCGAATTTCAGGCGGTAACGGTTGACCAGGCCAATGTATACTTTAAAGCCATGCTGCTTTACTCGGTGCTTAACCAAAGCGAAGAAGCTATTAAAGCCGTAGCGTTTAAGTTTGTTGACGAGCGCAACCTGATGCAGGCACTGGTACGTACAGTTGAGGGCTCCATCCGGGCTTACGTAGCTACCAAACGCCAAAGTGATGTACTGATATTGCGCCGCGAAATTGTAGAGCATGTAAAAGACCAGATTGACAATATTCTGGAAGGATGGGGGTACCACCTGCAGGACCTGCAGCTTAACGACATAACCTTCGATGACGTGATTATGAAATCAATGAGCCAAGTAGTAGCCTCAAACAACCTTAAAGCTGCTGCTGAGAATGAAGGCCAGGCTTTGCTGATTACAAAGACTAAAGCAGCCGAAGCTGAAGGTAACGCTATCAAGATTGCAGCTGAGGCCGAGCGGCAGGCATCGCAATTACGCGGTCAGGGTGTAGCACTGTTTCGTGCAGAAGTAGCTAAAGGCATGACCGTTGCTGCCAACGAAATGCACAAGGCTGATATGGATACCTCTGTAATTTTGTTTACCATGTGGACTGAGGCCATTAAGCACTTTTCTGAAAACTCTAAGGGTAATGTTATTTTCCTGGATGGTTCGGCAGACAGTATGCAGAAAACCATGAAAGAAATGATGAGTTTGCAACAACTGAAAACTGACGAAATAAAATACAAACAATAG
- a CDS encoding NlpC/P60 family protein, producing the protein MKKLFLATALFLSVLSSQAQTKSVPNQAEVESDEDKSLAKDYFSQIMGVAMSATSNVKLFQFVYDWIGTPYHLGGDNKSGVDCSGFAYQLYTKVFNTAIGNNSRNIFSMVNPVGKEELKEGDLVFFKIHSRAITHVGVYIGNGKFAHASSSKGVMISYLADPYWTRYYYKGGRLLADVPQNN; encoded by the coding sequence ATGAAGAAACTGTTTTTAGCTACTGCCTTGTTTTTGAGTGTTTTGAGCTCGCAAGCTCAAACAAAAAGTGTTCCAAACCAGGCAGAGGTGGAAAGTGATGAAGATAAGAGTTTAGCTAAAGATTACTTTTCTCAAATTATGGGTGTAGCAATGTCCGCTACCTCAAACGTAAAATTATTCCAGTTTGTGTATGATTGGATTGGCACCCCTTACCATTTAGGTGGCGATAACAAAAGTGGCGTTGATTGCTCGGGCTTCGCTTATCAGTTATATACTAAAGTATTTAACACTGCCATTGGTAATAACAGCCGTAATATTTTTAGCATGGTTAACCCGGTTGGCAAAGAAGAATTGAAAGAAGGCGATTTGGTTTTCTTTAAGATTCACAGCCGTGCTATTACCCACGTGGGTGTATATATCGGCAATGGTAAATTTGCCCATGCCTCGTCGAGCAAAGGCGTAATGATTAGTTACCTGGCCGATCCTTATTGGACACGTTACTATTATAAAGGCGGTCGTTTATTAGCAGATGTCCCTCAAAATAACTAA
- the pdhA gene encoding pyruvate dehydrogenase (acetyl-transferring) E1 component subunit alpha has product MSSIAITKDTYLMWYELMLLMRKFEEKTGQLYGQQKIRGFCHLYIGQEAVLAGAVSVLKHEDSLITAYRDHAHALAKGTTPKSIMAEMYGKATGCSKGKGGSMHMFDKENNFYGGHGIVGGQIPLGAGIAFAEKYKGTDHVCVCYMGDGAVRQGALNETFNMAALWKLPVIFVCENNGYAMGTSVARTTAEVDIYKLGIPYGIPSSPVDGMDPVAVHNAMDEAVQRARSGEGPTFLEARTYRFKGHSMSDPQKYRTKEEVESYKLKDPIEIVKQAIEKEGYADEKWFEDIAAKVKAQVDEAVQFAEESPWPEASELYTDVYVQNDYPYIRD; this is encoded by the coding sequence ATGAGTTCAATCGCAATAACTAAAGACACCTACCTGATGTGGTACGAACTGATGCTTTTAATGCGTAAGTTCGAAGAAAAGACAGGACAGTTATACGGACAGCAAAAAATCAGAGGATTTTGTCATTTATACATCGGTCAAGAGGCCGTATTGGCCGGGGCCGTATCTGTATTAAAGCATGAAGACAGTTTGATTACTGCATACCGCGATCACGCTCATGCATTGGCTAAAGGAACGACTCCAAAATCAATCATGGCCGAAATGTATGGTAAAGCAACCGGTTGCTCTAAAGGCAAAGGCGGCTCTATGCACATGTTTGATAAAGAAAATAATTTTTACGGCGGACACGGTATTGTAGGCGGCCAGATACCACTGGGTGCCGGTATTGCTTTTGCCGAAAAATATAAAGGTACCGACCACGTTTGTGTTTGTTACATGGGTGATGGTGCCGTGCGCCAGGGTGCCTTAAACGAAACCTTTAACATGGCTGCTTTATGGAAGCTACCCGTAATTTTTGTTTGCGAAAACAACGGTTACGCCATGGGTACTTCAGTAGCACGTACTACTGCCGAGGTTGATATCTATAAATTAGGTATTCCTTATGGTATTCCGTCATCACCAGTTGATGGTATGGATCCGGTAGCTGTACATAATGCAATGGACGAGGCCGTACAACGTGCCCGTTCAGGCGAAGGCCCAACTTTCCTGGAAGCGCGCACTTATCGTTTTAAAGGTCACTCCATGTCTGACCCGCAAAAATACCGTACTAAAGAAGAAGTAGAAAGCTACAAACTAAAAGACCCTATTGAGATAGTAAAACAAGCTATTGAAAAAGAGGGTTATGCTGATGAAAAATGGTTTGAAGATATTGCAGCTAAAGTAAAAGCTCAGGTTGACGAAGCTGTACAATTTGCAGAAGAGTCGCCATGGCCGGAAGCTTCTGAACTATACACTGACGTATATGTACAGAACGATTATCCTTACATCCGCGACTAA
- a CDS encoding 2-oxo acid dehydrogenase subunit E2 codes for MAEVVKMPKMSDTMTEGVIAKWHKKVGDKVKSGDLLAEVETDKATMDFESYQDGTLLYVGIEEGKAAPVDAVIAVIGKEGEDYKSVLEGGDAPATASKPAEDKAPAAPKEEKAAEPAVDTSNIPAAVIRMPLLSDTMTEGVINKWNFKVGDKVKADDSLADVDTDKATMEVVGYEDGTLLYIGVEEGQAAKVNDIIAIVGKEGTDVTPLLKGGSGAPAAKTEDKPAEETKATEESASASSSSDDDSRVKASPLARKIAKDKGINLNEVKGSAEGGRIVKKDVEGFTPSAKSADKGATATTEQVQAEQAASANAKEGAAKAGPTITLAPFVGEEKFAEKPVTQMRKVIAKRLSESLFTAPHFFVTVSIDMDAAIVARTKMNEVAPVKISFNDLVVKACAVALKQHPAINSSWLGDKIRFNEHVNIGIAVAVDEGLLVPVVRFADGKSLSRISAEVKDFAKKAKDKKLQPSDWEGSTFTISNLGMFGVDDFTAIINTPDSCILAVAGIQQVPVVKNGAVVPGNVMKVTLSADHRTVDGATAAAFLNTVKSLLEEPVRLLI; via the coding sequence ATGGCTGAAGTAGTTAAAATGCCCAAAATGAGCGATACTATGACCGAAGGGGTTATCGCTAAATGGCATAAAAAAGTTGGCGATAAGGTAAAATCTGGCGACTTGCTTGCCGAGGTTGAAACCGACAAAGCCACAATGGATTTTGAATCGTACCAAGACGGCACTTTACTGTATGTTGGTATTGAGGAAGGTAAAGCTGCTCCTGTTGACGCTGTTATTGCCGTTATTGGTAAAGAAGGCGAAGATTATAAATCAGTATTAGAAGGCGGTGACGCTCCTGCTACTGCATCAAAACCTGCTGAAGACAAAGCACCTGCTGCTCCAAAAGAAGAAAAAGCTGCCGAACCAGCTGTTGATACCTCAAACATTCCTGCCGCTGTTATCCGGATGCCGCTATTAAGCGATACCATGACTGAGGGCGTGATTAATAAATGGAACTTTAAAGTAGGCGATAAAGTTAAAGCCGACGACTCGCTGGCTGACGTGGATACCGATAAAGCTACCATGGAAGTGGTAGGTTATGAAGATGGTACTTTACTTTACATTGGTGTTGAAGAAGGCCAGGCTGCTAAAGTAAACGATATTATTGCCATTGTTGGTAAAGAAGGTACTGATGTTACTCCTTTATTAAAAGGTGGCTCGGGCGCTCCTGCCGCTAAAACAGAAGATAAACCTGCCGAAGAAACTAAAGCAACTGAAGAAAGTGCATCTGCCTCATCATCATCTGATGATGACAGCCGCGTAAAAGCTTCTCCTTTAGCCCGTAAAATTGCTAAAGATAAAGGCATTAACCTTAACGAAGTTAAAGGCAGTGCCGAAGGTGGCCGTATTGTAAAGAAAGATGTAGAAGGCTTTACACCATCTGCTAAATCTGCTGATAAAGGTGCTACTGCAACTACTGAGCAAGTACAAGCTGAACAGGCTGCAAGTGCCAACGCTAAAGAAGGTGCAGCTAAAGCCGGCCCAACCATCACTTTGGCTCCGTTTGTAGGCGAAGAGAAATTTGCCGAGAAACCGGTAACACAAATGCGTAAGGTAATTGCCAAACGCTTAAGCGAGAGCTTGTTTACAGCACCGCATTTCTTTGTAACCGTTTCTATTGATATGGATGCTGCTATTGTAGCCCGTACCAAAATGAACGAGGTTGCTCCGGTTAAAATATCATTTAACGACTTAGTGGTTAAAGCTTGTGCTGTTGCCTTAAAACAACACCCTGCCATTAACTCATCCTGGTTAGGCGATAAAATCCGCTTTAATGAGCATGTTAACATCGGTATTGCCGTTGCAGTAGACGAAGGTTTGCTGGTACCTGTAGTACGTTTTGCCGACGGTAAATCATTAAGCCGCATCAGCGCTGAGGTTAAAGATTTTGCCAAGAAAGCGAAAGACAAAAAACTGCAGCCATCTGATTGGGAAGGTTCAACCTTTACTATCTCTAACTTAGGTATGTTTGGTGTAGATGATTTTACTGCTATCATCAACACGCCTGACTCTTGTATTCTGGCAGTTGCCGGTATACAACAAGTGCCTGTTGTTAAAAACGGCGCCGTAGTACCTGGCAATGTTATGAAAGTTACTCTGAGTGCCGATCACCGCACTGTTGATGGTGCAACTGCAGCAGCTTTCTTAAACACTGTAAAATCATTGCTGGAAGAACCGGTAAGATTATTGATATAA
- a CDS encoding sigma-70 family RNA polymerase sigma factor, which yields MGWFNKKHKADTTDDDALLQQYRQTGDLAVLGRLYEPYIPLVFGVCLKYLQDEEQSKDAVMQIFEELVVKATRHDIKQFKSWLYVLSRNFCLMQQRANKKTEVISIDEFMELPFVLHHEEVSNEQSLTALEKCMQTLSAEQQRSVELFYIREKCYKEVAELTGYSLNEVKSYIQNGKRNLKICLEKQGER from the coding sequence ATGGGGTGGTTCAACAAAAAGCATAAGGCCGACACAACAGACGACGATGCGCTGTTGCAGCAATATCGCCAAACAGGCGATTTAGCTGTGCTTGGCCGTTTGTATGAGCCGTATATACCCCTGGTGTTTGGTGTATGCCTTAAATACCTGCAGGATGAAGAGCAGAGCAAGGATGCCGTAATGCAGATATTTGAAGAGCTGGTTGTAAAGGCCACCCGGCACGACATCAAACAGTTTAAAAGCTGGTTATATGTACTGAGCCGTAATTTTTGCCTAATGCAGCAGCGCGCCAATAAAAAAACGGAAGTTATCAGCATTGATGAGTTTATGGAATTACCGTTTGTTTTGCATCATGAAGAAGTGAGCAATGAACAAAGCCTTACGGCGTTAGAAAAATGCATGCAAACGCTATCGGCCGAGCAGCAGCGCAGCGTGGAGTTGTTCTACATCAGAGAAAAATGTTACAAAGAAGTAGCCGAGCTAACCGGCTACAGTTTAAACGAGGTAAAAAGTTATATACAGAACGGTAAACGAAATTTAAAAATTTGTTTAGAAAAGCAAGGTGAGCGTTAA